Proteins from a single region of Papaver somniferum cultivar HN1 unplaced genomic scaffold, ASM357369v1 unplaced-scaffold_70, whole genome shotgun sequence:
- the LOC113343999 gene encoding uncharacterized protein LOC113343999: MESEKNDQVSDLAARFKQAALALDNDEETENPLPEDAALAEVEGEWDHYLIGMIIMEGKIGHKAVQKHVKFTWSHIPEGEVKVVEIDDNIMVFKFKDEDTKKNVYITRPWSVNGNLVILHHYNSEVIYKELDWNFQYFWLQLKKLLPEHMNPISVTKIGKLMGEVIDIEPKDAIPVDKDGVKVCISIDINNPLRRGDLAKTDVRYTRWINFFYEKQPHNICPHCYIIKHTQGACKEAAEFFIKAHNKPYYFGIKTVTGKKKSGEENSAANISIMQKQRVIKHSPFVPTKDGIMIAPVVNSPAQDEEDNNSTRLGKRLRISDTQDPKENLAPNVLLTSHSPAHDGKSMETLAADRLTHKEKQPKNTSGENKMKIISWNVCGFGNKDTRNHLHMLIKSQNPDIIFFSETRNQQKRMQYMLARYKYPNVSFLNPIGLSGGLCLLWKDNIDLKVIDMSLNMINCIVKLDSQNNNSLLTCLYGALNKNDKEAQWNHINNLRENHNNPWIVIGDLNFILDRNDKEGGNTPSQTDLDANNDILNMNNLDSMQYIGNPFTWTNRRNGNDLILERLDRVLTSFDWNAIYPNVVVYHLNVVGSDHCPIMLLTSKKSSNTKKTFRFNKAWFRDTTCHDLIKPEWKSNTSGSAAYQLTHCLKNTKVGLRHWKLRSPILKLNYLFLPLGELIIIIEG, encoded by the exons ATGGAATCTGAGAAGAATGATCAAGTTTCTGATTTAGCAGCAAGATTCAAGCAAGCTGCTCTTGCGCTCGACAATGATGAAGAAACAGAAAATCCCCTACCTGAAGATGCAGCACTAGCAGAAGTTGAAGGAGAATGGGATCATTATCTCATTGGTATGATCATTATGGAAGGAAAAATAGGACACAAAGCTGTGCAGAAACATGTGAAGTTTACATGGTCTCATATCCCTGAAGGTGAAGTGAAAGTAGTGGAGATTGATGATAATATCATGGTATTCAAGTTTAAGGATGAAGATACAAAGAAAAATGTTTACATAACTAGACCCTGGAGTGTGAATGGAAATCTAGTTATTCTGCATCACTACAACTCAGAAGTGATATACAAGGAACTTGATTGGAACTTCCAGTATTTTTGGCTGCAGTTAAAAAAACTCCTACCTGAGCACATGAATCCTATATCAGTAACAAAGATAGGAAAACTGATGGGAGAGGTTATTGATATTGAACCTAAGGATGCTATTCCAGTTGATAAAGATGGTGTTAAAGTTTGTATCTCAATAGACATCAACAACCCTTTGAGAAGAGGAGATTTGGCTAAAACAGATGTTAGGTATACAAGAtggatcaattttttttatgagaaGCAGCCACACAACATATGCCCTCATTGCTACATCATTAAGCACACTCAAGGTGCTTGTAAGGAAGCAGCTGAATTTTTTATTAAAGCTCATAACAAGCCATACTATTTTGGCATCAAAACTGTGACTGGGAAGAAGAAGTCTGGAGAAGAAAACTCAGCTGCAAATATCTCTATCATGCAGAAACAAAGGGTAATAAAGCACTCCCCTTTTGTCCCTACAAAGGATGGAATCATGATTGCTCCTGTGGTTAATAGTCCAGCACAAGATGAAGAAGACAACAACTCAACAAGATTAGGCAAAAGACTTAGGATCTCAGATACTCAAGACCCCAAGGAAAATCTGGCACCCAATGTCCTTCTCACCTCTCATTCTCCTGCTCATGATGGTAAATCAATGGAAACACTAGCTGCAGATAGACTCACACACAAAGAGAAGCAACCAAAAAACACTTCTGGGGAGAACAag ATGAAAATCATATCATGGAATGTGTGTGGCTTTGGAAATAAAGACACTAGAAACCATCTTCATATGCTCATCAAATCCCAAAATCCAGACATAATTTTCTTCTCAGAAACTAGAAACCAACAGAAAAGAATGCAATACATGTTAGCTAGATACAAATACCCAAATGTCTCTTTTTTAAACCCCATTGGTTTATCTGGTGGCTTGTGTCTTCTCTGGAAAGACAACATTGATCTGAAAGtgattgatatgagtttgaaCATGATAAATTGCATTGTTAAGTTAGACAGTCAAAACAATAACTCCTTGCTCACTTGTCTCTATGGTGCCCTGAATAAGAATGATAAAGAAGCACAATGGAACCACATTAACAATCTAAGAGAAAATCACAATAACCCTTGGATAGTTATAGGGGACCTAAATTTCATTCTAGATAGAAATGATAAAGAAGGAGGTAACACTCCCAGCCAAACTGATTTAGATGCTAATAATGACATTCTAAACATGAACAATTTGGATAGTATGCAATATATAGGAAACCCTTTCACTTGGACTAATAGAAGAAATGGTAATGACCTTATTCTAGAGAGACTAGATAGAGTCCTTACTTCTTTTGATTGGAATGCTATTTATCCTAATGTTGTCGTTTATCACTTGAATGTTGTTGGTAGTGACCACTGTCCCATCATGTTATTAACTAGCAAAAAAAGTAGTAATACAAAAAAAACCTTTAGGTTTAACAAAGCCTGGTTTAGAGACACTACTTGTCATGATCTGATTAAGCCTGAATGGAAAAGCAACACTAGTGGTTCTGCTGCCTATCAACTCACTCATTGTCTCAAAAACACTAAAGTTGGCCTTAGACACTGGAAACTCAGATCACCAATATTGAAACTCAATTATCTATTCTTACCTCTAGGGGAACTAATCATAATAATAGAAGGATAG